From the genome of Streptomyces sp. NBC_01341, one region includes:
- a CDS encoding FadR/GntR family transcriptional regulator, with translation MPVEWQPVRQSRTHELVLQSIEEQVLAGELKAGDRLPPERELAPVLGVSRSALREALRVLETIGVLVAQPGRGPDSGARIVRNPDDALGRLLRLHFALGSYSLHDVLEARVVLERSSWEAAARHARAEDVDAAEQLVSRMGQPDVGVAEFNDLDTRFHVLIAGSSGNALTSTLTSAVRESVRPLILHALENVDDWAATAGALNTQHAQLLRLVREGRGGEAADLVEEHIRGLHGTLVDENDENDENDENDGCNGIDGRDVRPA, from the coding sequence ATGCCCGTCGAGTGGCAGCCCGTGCGGCAGTCGCGCACCCATGAACTCGTGCTGCAGAGCATCGAGGAGCAGGTTCTCGCCGGGGAGCTCAAGGCAGGCGACCGTCTGCCGCCCGAGCGGGAGCTGGCGCCGGTACTGGGAGTCAGCCGGTCCGCGCTGCGTGAGGCCCTCAGGGTGCTGGAGACCATCGGAGTACTGGTCGCCCAGCCGGGCCGCGGCCCCGACTCCGGTGCGCGCATCGTGCGCAACCCCGACGATGCCCTCGGCCGCCTGCTGCGTCTGCACTTCGCGCTCGGCAGCTACAGCCTGCACGACGTGCTGGAGGCGCGCGTCGTGCTCGAGCGGTCGAGCTGGGAGGCCGCCGCGCGGCATGCCCGGGCCGAGGATGTCGACGCGGCGGAACAGCTCGTGAGCCGGATGGGGCAACCGGACGTCGGCGTGGCCGAGTTCAACGACCTCGACACGCGCTTCCACGTCCTCATCGCGGGCAGCTCGGGCAATGCGCTGACCTCGACACTCACCTCGGCCGTGCGCGAGTCCGTGCGCCCGCTGATCCTCCACGCGCTGGAGAACGTCGATGACTGGGCGGCGACGGCGGGCGCGCTCAACACCCAGCACGCGCAGCTTCTGAGGCTGGTCCGGGAGGGGCGGGGCGGCGAGGCCGCGGACCTGGTCGAGGAGCACATCCGCGGCTTGCACGGGACGCTGGTCGACGAGAACGACGAGAACGACGAGAACGACGAGAACGACGGTTGCAACGGGATCGACGGGCGCGATGTGCGGCCGGCGTGA
- a CDS encoding DUF2264 domain-containing protein encodes MTSTPFRLPSDDRESSPRTGFTRAHWEAVADGLLDAAWKWATPGSAMLDLPGRPSRSGVRSDGLEGYARTFLTAAFRVAGADGKDPRNWLERYADGLTAGTRTAGRDDAESWPLILDHTVYGQPMVESASVAIGLRLTRPWLWDRLDAGTQDRAEAWLRGALRHTPAPNNWYLFPYSVAGFLESVGRGDGETARARQRALDLLEGWYRGEGWYSDGDGRAFDHYNGWALHLYPVLDGYLSGEAELSAHHGARLREHLESFSLMFGADGAPLHFGRSLTYRFAAGAAVAMGAVSGHTPLPHGVSRRLISGSLRYFLERGAAGNDGLLSLGWHGPHDATLQEYSGPSSPYWASKAFVALLAPAEHPLWTAAEQPAPSEGPDRVLSLPSPGLLVQTTRADGIVRLHNHGSDHVRPHEAETAQVSDPLYARLAYSTATGPTASGNAADNHLSIRVAGSRSRRVRIHPLGAGHGDGWGWAASWHTPVFPEGAPTAPGLRVESVTLVRGPYELRVHRILGAPAGARAEQTGWATDPAGEVRSALHPLHGWAEEETVRAPQGTAFARWAVLPRLSAEVEGTEVLVAVASLTADPGATPLVTAVGAVDVNGETVEVRWADDGAVSHVSFAPLEVTHTP; translated from the coding sequence ATGACCTCCACTCCCTTCCGGCTCCCCTCCGACGACCGTGAATCGAGCCCCCGCACCGGCTTCACCCGGGCGCACTGGGAGGCGGTGGCGGACGGTCTGCTGGACGCCGCCTGGAAGTGGGCCACGCCCGGCAGCGCCATGCTCGACCTGCCGGGCCGCCCCTCACGCTCCGGTGTCCGCTCCGACGGCCTGGAGGGCTACGCGCGCACGTTCCTCACCGCCGCCTTCCGGGTCGCGGGCGCGGACGGCAAGGACCCGCGCAACTGGCTGGAGCGTTACGCCGACGGCCTCACCGCCGGTACCCGCACCGCCGGGAGGGACGACGCCGAGTCCTGGCCCCTGATCCTGGATCACACCGTGTACGGGCAGCCGATGGTCGAGTCGGCGTCCGTCGCCATCGGCCTGCGGCTCACCCGGCCCTGGTTGTGGGACCGGCTGGACGCGGGTACCCAGGACAGGGCGGAGGCGTGGCTGCGCGGCGCGCTGCGGCACACGCCCGCCCCGAACAACTGGTACCTCTTCCCCTACTCCGTGGCCGGCTTCCTCGAGTCGGTCGGCCGCGGCGACGGAGAGACCGCGCGGGCGCGGCAGCGGGCACTGGACCTGCTGGAGGGGTGGTATCGCGGCGAGGGCTGGTACTCCGACGGGGACGGGCGCGCCTTCGACCACTACAACGGCTGGGCGCTGCACCTGTATCCGGTACTGGACGGGTACCTGTCCGGGGAAGCGGAGCTGTCCGCACACCACGGCGCGCGTCTGCGCGAGCATCTGGAGAGCTTCTCGCTGATGTTCGGCGCGGACGGTGCTCCACTGCATTTCGGCCGCTCGCTCACCTACCGTTTCGCGGCGGGAGCGGCCGTCGCCATGGGCGCGGTCTCCGGGCACACACCACTGCCCCACGGCGTCTCGCGCCGGCTGATCAGCGGCTCGCTCAGGTACTTCCTGGAGCGGGGTGCGGCTGGGAACGACGGCCTGCTGAGCCTGGGTTGGCACGGGCCGCACGACGCCACGCTCCAGGAGTACTCGGGTCCCTCGTCGCCGTACTGGGCGTCGAAGGCGTTCGTGGCTCTGCTCGCCCCGGCGGAGCACCCGCTGTGGACGGCGGCCGAGCAACCCGCGCCCAGCGAGGGTCCCGACCGGGTGCTGTCCCTGCCGTCGCCGGGACTGCTGGTGCAGACCACGCGGGCGGACGGCATCGTGCGCCTGCACAACCACGGCAGCGACCACGTCCGGCCCCATGAAGCCGAGACGGCGCAGGTGTCGGACCCCCTCTACGCCCGCCTCGCGTACTCGACGGCCACCGGCCCGACGGCGTCCGGCAACGCCGCGGACAACCACCTGTCGATCCGGGTCGCGGGTTCGCGCAGCCGGCGGGTGCGTATCCACCCGCTGGGCGCGGGGCACGGGGACGGCTGGGGCTGGGCGGCTTCCTGGCACACCCCCGTCTTCCCGGAGGGCGCGCCCACCGCGCCGGGGCTGCGGGTGGAGAGCGTGACCCTGGTCCGGGGGCCGTACGAACTGCGGGTGCACCGGATACTCGGCGCCCCGGCGGGTGCCCGGGCCGAACAGACGGGGTGGGCGACAGATCCTGCGGGCGAGGTGCGTTCGGCGCTGCATCCCCTGCACGGCTGGGCGGAGGAGGAGACCGTACGGGCGCCGCAGGGCACGGCGTTCGCGCGGTGGGCGGTGCTGCCCCGGCTGTCCGCCGAGGTGGAGGGCACGGAGGTGCTGGTGGCCGTGGCCTCGCTGACGGCGGATCCGGGCGCCACCCCGCTCGTCACGGCGGTGGGCGCGGTGGACGTGAACGGGGAGACCGTCGAAGTCCGTTGGGCCGATGACGGCGCGGTGTCCCATGTGTCATTCGCTCCGCTGGAGGTGACCCATACGCCGTAG
- a CDS encoding NAD-dependent epimerase/dehydratase family protein yields the protein MTTASALHVVLGAGPAGTALARELSGRGHRVRLVDRKGQGPAIGGVDRFAGDVSTFEGARAAVEGADVVYHCVNVGYHLQVEVMPRIQAAVLAAAEATRARLVVLDTLYPYGETHGAVMTEDTPWRATSRKGVMRAELDGRYLTAHAEGRLPVVLGRSADFVGPGVLSSTLGGAVFPAALTGGEVPALGDMDLPHSYTYIGDVAAGLATLGENPDADGRVWHLPTAPAVTTREIFAMIEERVGRPLDLTVIAEPRPFGPFDEVFMAEYAEMFYQHTEGQTVDSSAIEKAFGLSPNPLPDSVDATLAWYRDFLGGR from the coding sequence ATGACCACCGCATCCGCTCTCCACGTCGTGCTCGGTGCAGGTCCTGCCGGCACCGCCCTCGCACGCGAGCTCTCCGGGCGGGGTCATCGCGTCCGCCTCGTCGACCGCAAGGGACAGGGCCCTGCCATCGGAGGTGTGGACCGGTTCGCCGGCGATGTGTCGACCTTCGAGGGTGCGCGCGCGGCTGTCGAAGGTGCGGACGTCGTGTACCACTGCGTCAACGTCGGTTACCACCTGCAGGTCGAGGTCATGCCCCGCATCCAGGCGGCGGTCCTGGCGGCCGCCGAAGCGACGCGCGCACGCCTGGTCGTCCTCGACACTCTCTACCCGTACGGCGAGACCCATGGTGCCGTGATGACCGAGGACACTCCGTGGCGCGCGACCAGCCGCAAGGGCGTGATGCGCGCCGAGCTCGACGGCCGCTACCTCACGGCGCACGCGGAGGGCAGGCTGCCCGTCGTCCTCGGCCGATCCGCCGACTTCGTGGGCCCCGGTGTGCTCAGTTCGACGCTGGGAGGAGCTGTCTTCCCTGCGGCGCTCACCGGGGGAGAGGTTCCCGCCCTCGGCGACATGGATCTGCCTCACAGCTACACGTACATCGGTGACGTCGCGGCGGGACTGGCCACGCTCGGCGAGAACCCGGACGCGGACGGACGCGTGTGGCACCTTCCCACGGCTCCCGCGGTCACCACCCGGGAGATATTCGCCATGATCGAGGAGCGCGTCGGCCGACCCCTGGACCTCACCGTGATCGCTGAGCCGCGCCCCTTCGGGCCCTTCGACGAGGTGTTCATGGCGGAGTACGCCGAGATGTTCTACCAGCACACCGAGGGACAGACCGTCGACTCCTCCGCCATCGAGAAGGCGTTCGGGCTGTCGCCCAACCCGCTCCCCGACAGCGTGGACGCGACGCTCGCCTGGTACCGGGACTTCCTGGGCGGTCGCTGA
- a CDS encoding lactate utilization protein B, which produces MSTFLGMPAAPPRSPYGTGNLRGDRTFPEAAHDDLRNEQLRRNLGRATRTIRAKRLHVTGELPDWEALRDAGSAVKTDTMNRLPELLEELERKVTEHGGTVHWARDGAEANEIVTRLIRETGSSDVIKVKSMATQEIGLNEHLEAAGITPYETDLAELIVQLADDKPSHILVPAIHRNRDEIRQIFLEEIPGVDPGLDNVPAHLAATARTYLREKFMTTRVAVSGANFGIAETGTLAVVESEGNGRMCLTLPDTLITVMGIEKVLPRYQDLEVFLQLLPRSSTGERMNPYTSMWTGVTPGDGPQNFHLVLLDNGRTAALADAIGREALNCIRCSACLNVCPVYERAGGHAYGSTYPGPIGAVLTPQLAGMHEAKDDPNSSLPYASSLCGACFDACPVKIDIPSMLVELRHQHTEESGTTAEKLAMKAAAAVMSRPKLFMAAQKAAALGRVVGGRDATISRLPAPFDGWSDSRDTAAPPKQSFRAWLASGEGAAAMRAAADEGVRGTAQDQKEDR; this is translated from the coding sequence ATGAGCACGTTCCTCGGCATGCCCGCCGCCCCGCCCCGCTCGCCGTACGGTACGGGAAACCTGCGCGGTGACCGCACGTTCCCGGAGGCGGCGCACGACGATCTGCGCAACGAGCAGCTGCGCCGGAACCTCGGCAGGGCCACCCGCACCATCAGGGCCAAACGGCTGCACGTCACCGGCGAACTCCCCGACTGGGAGGCCCTGCGCGACGCCGGATCGGCAGTCAAGACGGACACCATGAACCGGCTTCCCGAGCTTCTGGAGGAGTTGGAGCGCAAGGTCACCGAACACGGCGGCACCGTCCACTGGGCGCGTGACGGCGCAGAGGCCAACGAGATCGTCACCCGGCTGATCAGGGAGACCGGCAGCAGCGACGTCATCAAGGTGAAATCGATGGCCACGCAGGAGATCGGCCTCAACGAGCACCTCGAAGCGGCAGGCATCACACCGTACGAGACCGACCTCGCCGAACTCATCGTGCAGCTCGCCGATGACAAGCCGTCGCACATCCTCGTGCCCGCGATCCACCGCAATCGCGACGAGATCCGGCAGATCTTCCTCGAAGAGATCCCCGGTGTCGACCCCGGACTCGACAACGTGCCCGCGCACCTCGCGGCCACCGCCCGCACCTACCTGCGCGAGAAGTTCATGACGACGCGGGTGGCCGTGTCCGGCGCCAACTTCGGCATCGCCGAGACCGGGACCCTCGCCGTCGTCGAGTCGGAGGGCAACGGCCGCATGTGCCTGACTCTTCCCGACACCCTCATCACCGTGATGGGGATCGAGAAGGTCCTGCCGCGTTATCAGGACCTGGAAGTCTTCCTGCAGTTGCTGCCGCGTTCCTCGACCGGCGAGCGGATGAACCCGTACACCTCGATGTGGACGGGCGTGACCCCGGGGGACGGGCCGCAGAACTTCCACCTGGTCCTCCTCGACAACGGCCGTACCGCGGCCCTCGCCGACGCGATCGGCCGTGAGGCCCTCAACTGCATCCGCTGTTCGGCCTGCCTGAACGTCTGCCCCGTGTACGAGCGGGCCGGCGGCCATGCCTACGGATCGACGTATCCCGGTCCGATCGGCGCGGTCCTCACCCCGCAGCTGGCGGGCATGCACGAGGCCAAGGACGACCCCAACAGCTCATTGCCGTACGCCTCAAGCCTCTGCGGAGCCTGTTTCGACGCCTGCCCCGTCAAGATCGACATTCCCTCGATGCTCGTCGAACTGCGCCATCAGCACACCGAGGAGTCGGGCACGACCGCGGAGAAGCTGGCCATGAAGGCCGCTGCCGCAGTGATGAGCAGGCCCAAGCTGTTCATGGCAGCGCAGAAGGCCGCCGCCCTCGGCCGGGTCGTCGGCGGACGCGACGCGACGATCTCCCGTCTGCCCGCCCCGTTCGACGGCTGGAGCGACAGCCGCGACACAGCCGCCCCGCCCAAGCAGTCGTTCCGCGCGTGGCTCGCGTCGGGCGAGGGCGCGGCGGCCATGCGCGCCGCCGCCGACGAGGGCGTCCGGGGCACCGCCCAGGACCAGAAGGAGGACCGGTGA
- a CDS encoding TetR/AcrR family transcriptional regulator, with protein MVRAQEGPRARYREQTRAEIKDTALRQLAESGVGALALTRIAKEMGLSGPALYRYFASRDDLLSALIRDAYDDAASAVAHAAAEAEAGELSPRARLHALATAYRAWAVAEPHRYLLIQGAPVPGYIAPDDTRDRARAVLGPFLPLFADGSPGTSHSALVAEMRAWLGADTAGVASWVAEYAPDAATDQRRAAYGLAGAVLVWAQLHGSVGLEAAGQFAGMGHSGDTLLTTQLDQLADAFALT; from the coding sequence ATGGTCCGAGCACAGGAAGGCCCACGCGCCAGGTACCGGGAGCAGACCCGGGCGGAGATCAAGGACACCGCACTGCGGCAGCTGGCCGAATCGGGGGTCGGGGCTCTGGCGCTGACCCGCATCGCCAAGGAGATGGGCCTCTCAGGACCTGCGCTCTACCGCTACTTCGCCAGCCGGGACGATCTCCTGAGCGCACTGATCAGAGATGCGTACGACGACGCGGCTTCGGCCGTCGCCCACGCGGCCGCCGAGGCCGAGGCCGGGGAGCTGAGCCCGCGTGCCCGTCTGCACGCGCTGGCCACGGCCTACCGGGCCTGGGCGGTGGCCGAGCCGCACCGCTACCTGCTGATCCAAGGCGCTCCCGTCCCGGGCTACATCGCTCCGGACGACACACGCGACCGGGCGCGGGCGGTTCTCGGCCCGTTCCTTCCGCTCTTCGCGGACGGGTCACCGGGGACGAGCCACTCCGCCCTGGTGGCCGAGATGAGGGCCTGGCTCGGCGCCGACACCGCGGGCGTGGCCTCGTGGGTCGCCGAGTACGCGCCGGATGCCGCCACCGACCAGCGGCGCGCGGCGTACGGACTGGCGGGCGCCGTTCTCGTGTGGGCCCAGCTGCACGGCTCGGTGGGGCTGGAGGCGGCGGGACAGTTCGCGGGCATGGGGCACAGCGGCGACACCCTGCTCACCACCCAGCTCGACCAGCTCGCGGACGCGTTCGCGCTGACATGA
- a CDS encoding DUF742 domain-containing protein produces MPAPQDGPLLDDAAGRLIRPYTVSNGRTRPTTVLDLLSLVMATGNTPRAHLGPEHTVALELCGGPTSVAEVAAHLRLPAVVTKVLLSDLVDCGAVTAHAPAFHDMPTDRSLLEAVLDGLRRQL; encoded by the coding sequence ATGCCGGCTCCGCAGGACGGGCCGTTGCTCGACGACGCGGCCGGCCGGCTCATCCGCCCGTACACCGTGAGCAACGGCCGCACGAGGCCGACCACCGTTCTTGATCTGCTCTCCCTGGTGATGGCCACGGGGAACACCCCTCGGGCACACCTCGGCCCGGAACACACCGTCGCGCTGGAACTCTGCGGCGGTCCCACGTCCGTGGCCGAGGTCGCCGCCCACCTCCGGCTGCCCGCGGTCGTCACCAAGGTCCTCCTGTCCGACCTGGTCGACTGCGGAGCGGTCACCGCACACGCCCCCGCATTTCATGACATGCCCACCGACCGATCTCTGCTGGAGGCAGTGCTCGATGGTCTACGACGACAGCTCTGA
- a CDS encoding DUF2510 domain-containing protein, producing the protein MTQTTPPGWHADPGHSGIGPAQERWWDGSRWTDQLRIAPATVRRRRIRIGAGIAAGVVLLAAVGGGAYMLGSSSDDTDDASATAPRNPSDSPRLPGAPDGGQGDGGQDGGQDGGRDHNPGQMPETEKGYATDAASGISIPVPDGWKGQSGPIGAGLTTGDYACPGDTAQKCVRGGIFSAPAQALKINSTTAKAAAEADIKVNAEESYGEKIYGGITSHEELVSEAVTVAGQKGYKVRWKVVTKNGDDGYVESLAFPSPNLKSMLVVIRSGFDVNAKAPKLSVLDDITKGIKKAAGAGAGETA; encoded by the coding sequence GTGACCCAGACGACCCCGCCCGGCTGGCACGCAGACCCCGGGCACTCAGGAATCGGCCCCGCACAGGAACGCTGGTGGGACGGGAGCCGCTGGACCGACCAGCTCCGGATCGCCCCGGCGACTGTCCGACGTCGCCGGATACGCATCGGGGCGGGTATAGCCGCCGGTGTCGTCCTCCTCGCGGCCGTCGGTGGCGGCGCCTACATGCTGGGCAGTAGCTCCGACGACACGGACGACGCCTCGGCCACGGCGCCCCGCAACCCCTCGGACAGTCCTCGCCTCCCGGGCGCACCGGACGGCGGCCAGGGAGACGGCGGCCAGGACGGCGGCCAGGACGGCGGCCGGGACCACAACCCGGGCCAGATGCCGGAAACCGAGAAGGGGTACGCGACCGACGCGGCCAGCGGCATCAGCATCCCCGTACCGGACGGCTGGAAGGGCCAGTCCGGCCCGATCGGCGCCGGCCTGACCACCGGCGACTACGCCTGCCCCGGTGACACGGCCCAGAAGTGCGTCCGGGGCGGAATCTTCTCCGCGCCCGCGCAGGCCCTGAAGATCAATTCGACCACGGCGAAGGCAGCGGCCGAGGCGGACATCAAGGTGAACGCCGAGGAGTCCTACGGCGAGAAGATCTACGGCGGTATCACGTCGCACGAGGAGCTCGTCTCCGAGGCCGTCACGGTCGCCGGCCAGAAGGGCTACAAGGTGCGCTGGAAGGTGGTGACGAAGAACGGCGACGACGGCTACGTCGAGTCGCTCGCGTTCCCCTCACCCAACCTGAAGAGCATGCTGGTCGTCATTCGCTCCGGCTTCGACGTCAATGCGAAGGCACCAAAACTCTCGGTCCTCGACGACATCACCAAGGGCATCAAGAAGGCGGCCGGGGCCGGCGCCGGCGAGACCGCCTGA
- a CDS encoding roadblock/LC7 domain-containing protein → MTSEMPSGQVSDLDWLLSGLVQRVPNTRSAVLLSADGLVKSVHGMDADSADHMAALAAGLYSLGRSAGARFGDNGDVRQVVVELDSTLLFVSTAGSGTCLAVLAGREADAAVLGYEMAMLVKSVRPYLMTPLRQPAGAPFTPGL, encoded by the coding sequence ATGACCAGCGAAATGCCGTCCGGACAGGTCTCGGACCTCGACTGGCTGCTGAGCGGCCTCGTCCAACGTGTGCCCAACACGCGCAGTGCGGTCCTCCTCTCCGCGGACGGGCTGGTGAAATCCGTCCACGGCATGGACGCGGACAGCGCCGACCACATGGCCGCACTGGCTGCCGGTCTGTACTCGCTCGGCCGCAGCGCGGGTGCCCGCTTCGGTGACAACGGGGACGTGCGGCAGGTCGTCGTCGAACTCGACTCGACTCTGCTGTTCGTCTCGACCGCGGGTTCCGGCACCTGCCTCGCCGTCCTCGCCGGCCGCGAGGCGGACGCCGCCGTCCTCGGCTACGAGATGGCCATGCTCGTCAAGAGCGTGCGGCCCTACCTGATGACGCCGCTCCGGCAGCCGGCCGGAGCGCCGTTCACTCCGGGGCTGTGA
- a CDS encoding dihydrofolate reductase family protein, translating into MRSVTYSMGVSLDGYIVGPDGNFDWTEPDEEVFRFWIDDIRKIGTHLLGRRLYETMLYWETADQDPALDDAMLEWASLWKPLPKVVFSTTLSAVQGNARLASGGLAEEIERLRAEPGDGDIAIGGASLAADAAALDLIDEYQAMVYPVLVGGGIPFLPRHERRVDLELVETRPYGSGVVYLRYRVARRSGLHA; encoded by the coding sequence ATGCGCAGCGTGACCTACTCCATGGGCGTCTCCCTGGACGGCTACATCGTGGGACCGGACGGCAACTTCGACTGGACGGAGCCCGATGAGGAGGTCTTTCGATTCTGGATCGACGACATCCGGAAGATCGGCACCCATCTGCTGGGGCGGCGGCTGTACGAGACGATGCTGTACTGGGAGACCGCCGACCAGGATCCGGCGCTCGACGACGCGATGCTCGAGTGGGCCTCGCTCTGGAAGCCGCTCCCGAAGGTGGTGTTCTCCACCACGCTGTCGGCGGTGCAGGGCAACGCCCGTCTGGCCTCCGGCGGTCTGGCGGAGGAGATCGAGCGGTTGCGGGCCGAGCCGGGGGACGGCGACATCGCGATCGGCGGGGCGTCTCTCGCCGCCGATGCTGCCGCGCTGGATCTGATCGACGAGTACCAGGCCATGGTCTATCCGGTGCTGGTCGGAGGTGGCATTCCCTTCCTCCCCCGGCACGAGCGCCGGGTCGACCTCGAACTCGTCGAAACGCGCCCCTACGGCTCCGGGGTCGTCTATCTCCGCTACCGGGTGGCACGCCGGAGCGGGCTCCACGCGTGA
- a CDS encoding (Fe-S)-binding protein: protein MRIGLFATCLGDTLFPEAVKSTALLLARLGHDVVFPPGQTCCGQMHVNTGYQREPVPLVRNFAEQFGDASIDAVVMPSGSCAGSVRHQHEIVAKRYGDASMRAGVAAVKAKTYELSELLVDVLGVTEVGAYFPYRVTYHPTCHSLRMLGVGDKPLRLLRAVEDIDLVELPEADSCCGFGGTFAVKNAETSTAMLQDKMRHISETGADVCTAGDSSCLMHIGGGLSRIRSGARTLHLAQILGSTRTTPYTLLEAAR from the coding sequence ATGCGTATCGGACTCTTCGCCACCTGTCTGGGAGACACGCTCTTCCCCGAGGCGGTGAAGTCGACCGCGCTGCTGCTCGCACGCCTGGGCCACGACGTCGTGTTCCCGCCCGGCCAGACCTGCTGCGGCCAGATGCACGTCAACACCGGCTACCAGCGCGAGCCTGTTCCGCTGGTGCGCAACTTCGCGGAGCAGTTCGGGGACGCCTCGATCGACGCCGTCGTCATGCCGTCCGGGTCGTGTGCCGGCTCCGTACGTCACCAGCACGAGATCGTCGCGAAGCGCTACGGTGACGCCTCGATGCGCGCCGGGGTCGCCGCGGTCAAGGCCAAGACATACGAGCTCTCCGAACTCCTCGTCGACGTCCTCGGCGTCACGGAGGTCGGGGCGTACTTCCCGTACCGCGTCACCTATCACCCCACCTGCCACTCCCTGCGCATGCTCGGAGTCGGCGACAAGCCGCTGCGGCTGCTGCGCGCCGTCGAGGACATCGACCTCGTCGAGCTGCCGGAAGCCGACTCGTGCTGCGGATTCGGTGGCACTTTCGCCGTCAAGAACGCCGAGACGTCCACCGCGATGCTCCAGGACAAGATGCGCCACATCTCGGAGACCGGGGCCGACGTGTGCACCGCCGGGGACTCCTCCTGTCTCATGCACATCGGCGGAGGACTCTCCCGCATCAGGTCCGGCGCGCGCACCCTGCATCTCGCCCAGATCCTCGGCTCCACCCGGACCACGCCCTACACCCTGCTGGAGGCCGCCCGATGA
- a CDS encoding GTP-binding protein yields the protein MVYDDSSDSSEYFPVALKILVAGGFGVGKTTFVGAVSEIAPLSTEELLTQVSAATDSLEGIESKTATTVAMDFGRITLSEHHVLYLFGTPGQERFWFMWDELSKGALGAVVLADTRRLAECFAAVDFFERRGIGFIVAVNEFDGAYRYEPDEVRAALDLGPEVPVVLCDARIASSGTGALVTLVQHLINATAPAPLSGSGAAQV from the coding sequence ATGGTCTACGACGACAGCTCTGACAGCTCCGAATACTTTCCCGTGGCCCTCAAAATCCTGGTCGCGGGCGGGTTCGGTGTCGGCAAGACGACGTTCGTGGGCGCCGTCAGCGAGATCGCGCCGCTGAGCACGGAGGAGCTTCTGACGCAGGTCAGCGCTGCTACGGACAGTCTCGAGGGCATCGAATCCAAGACCGCGACGACCGTGGCCATGGACTTCGGGCGCATCACGCTCTCCGAACACCACGTTCTCTACCTGTTCGGCACCCCCGGTCAGGAGCGGTTCTGGTTCATGTGGGACGAGTTGTCCAAGGGGGCGCTCGGTGCGGTCGTGCTGGCCGACACCCGGCGGCTGGCCGAGTGCTTCGCGGCCGTGGACTTCTTCGAGCGGCGCGGCATCGGCTTCATCGTCGCCGTCAACGAGTTCGACGGCGCCTACCGTTACGAGCCGGACGAGGTGCGAGCGGCACTCGACCTCGGGCCGGAGGTTCCGGTGGTGCTCTGCGACGCCCGCATCGCGAGCTCCGGGACCGGTGCGCTGGTCACCCTCGTCCAGCACCTCATCAACGCCACCGCGCCGGCCCCGCTGTCCGGTTCCGGGGCCGCCCAGGTGTGA
- a CDS encoding LutC/YkgG family protein — translation MTTTEARDTVLGRIRDALSLAPAPEAAIPRVYRTGRTLPDDERLGLLTDRLVDYKAQVHPCTADRTADVIAAILRERGARRIGVPPALDEQWLTGYDGETQRDSADIPAPALDVLDGVVTASAVTCAETGTIFLDGSPDQGRRALSLVPDLHVCVVDLSSVVAGVPEAVARLVPERPTTLISGPSATSDIELERVEGVHGPRTLAVVIRTDV, via the coding sequence GTGACCACCACGGAGGCACGCGACACCGTGCTGGGCAGGATCAGGGACGCCCTGTCTCTGGCGCCCGCCCCCGAGGCGGCGATCCCCCGCGTGTACCGAACCGGGCGTACGCTGCCGGACGACGAACGCCTCGGGCTCCTGACCGACCGGCTCGTCGACTACAAGGCGCAGGTCCACCCCTGCACCGCCGACCGCACGGCCGACGTCATCGCCGCCATCCTGCGGGAGCGCGGCGCCCGGCGCATCGGGGTGCCGCCCGCCCTCGACGAACAGTGGCTCACCGGGTACGACGGCGAGACGCAGCGGGACTCCGCGGACATTCCCGCACCGGCTCTCGACGTGCTGGACGGGGTCGTGACCGCCTCGGCGGTCACCTGCGCGGAGACCGGCACGATCTTCCTGGACGGGTCGCCGGACCAGGGCCGGCGGGCGCTGTCACTCGTACCCGACCTCCATGTGTGCGTCGTCGACCTCTCCTCCGTCGTGGCCGGGGTGCCGGAGGCGGTGGCCAGGCTGGTGCCGGAGCGGCCGACCACCCTGATCAGCGGGCCCTCGGCCACCTCCGACATCGAACTGGAACGGGTGGAGGGCGTCCATGGACCCCGCACGCTCGCGGTGGTGATCCGTACGGACGTCTGA